One region of Polaribacter pectinis genomic DNA includes:
- a CDS encoding glycoside hydrolase family 32 protein — translation MKFKKLTFIALVLLVFFNCKKTAETKEKTSENITEEELYRPNFHFTPKKAWMNDPNGMFYYNGYYHLYFQYHPESNVWGPMHWGHAISTDMISWTEQPIAIYPDELGTIFSGSAVVDISNSSGLGEVEKSIPIVAMYTNHKDFGNGKVKQVQSIAYSHDEGKTFKKYENNPVIDNDSIKDFRDPKITWDDDRHKWIMSLAAGDKIMFYDSKNLKKWNLLSEFKKDENSKDGVWECPDLFKLPIKGTEEFKWVLFVSVGTGGPNGGSATQYFIGDFDGKNFIIDKEFEKSLKENHTYWLDFGKDNYAGVSWSNARTKDGAKLMIGWMSNWDYAVKVPTEIWRSAMTIPRKVELKKDNNGYRLITNPVQDLNKYRGTKFKKENISVNGNTKIIGSESIDLASTEIKFNIANLNDKSFTFILSNKVNDSLLFGYDHTKNSFFIDRKKSGKTSFSEKFADKISTTLRTSSNKNLSGTILIDKTSIELFFDDGETVMTEIFFPNQPYSTFSIETNNQELLLDNIVINQLNIN, via the coding sequence ATGAAATTCAAAAAATTAACTTTTATAGCTCTTGTATTGCTTGTGTTTTTTAACTGTAAAAAAACAGCAGAAACTAAAGAAAAAACTTCTGAAAATATTACAGAAGAGGAACTTTACAGACCTAACTTTCATTTTACACCAAAAAAAGCTTGGATGAATGATCCTAATGGAATGTTTTATTACAATGGTTACTATCATTTATATTTCCAATACCATCCAGAAAGTAATGTTTGGGGACCTATGCATTGGGGGCATGCAATTAGCACAGATATGATTTCTTGGACAGAGCAACCTATTGCCATTTATCCTGATGAACTTGGAACCATCTTTTCTGGAAGTGCAGTTGTAGATATAAGCAATAGCTCTGGATTAGGAGAAGTTGAAAAATCTATTCCAATTGTTGCTATGTATACGAACCATAAAGATTTTGGTAACGGAAAAGTTAAACAAGTACAAAGTATTGCTTACAGTCATGACGAAGGTAAAACTTTTAAGAAATACGAAAACAACCCGGTTATAGATAACGATTCTATTAAAGATTTTAGAGACCCAAAAATTACTTGGGATGATGATAGACATAAATGGATTATGTCTCTTGCAGCTGGAGATAAAATTATGTTTTACGATTCTAAAAATTTAAAAAAATGGAACTTACTTTCAGAATTTAAAAAAGATGAAAACTCTAAAGATGGAGTTTGGGAATGTCCAGATTTATTTAAACTACCAATTAAAGGCACAGAAGAATTTAAATGGGTATTATTTGTAAGTGTTGGAACTGGTGGGCCAAATGGTGGAAGTGCAACACAATATTTTATTGGAGATTTTGATGGTAAGAATTTTATAATTGATAAAGAATTTGAAAAAAGCTTAAAAGAAAATCATACATATTGGTTAGATTTTGGTAAAGATAATTACGCTGGTGTTTCTTGGTCTAATGCAAGAACAAAAGATGGTGCTAAATTAATGATTGGTTGGATGTCTAATTGGGATTATGCAGTAAAAGTACCAACAGAAATATGGAGAAGTGCGATGACAATTCCTAGAAAAGTAGAACTTAAAAAAGATAATAATGGTTATCGATTAATTACGAACCCAGTACAGGATTTAAATAAATATAGAGGCACCAAATTTAAAAAAGAAAATATTTCTGTAAACGGAAATACAAAAATTATTGGTTCAGAATCTATTGATTTAGCAAGCACAGAAATAAAGTTTAACATAGCTAATTTAAATGATAAAAGCTTCACTTTTATACTATCTAACAAAGTTAATGATTCGCTTTTATTTGGCTATGATCATACTAAAAATTCTTTTTTTATTGATCGTAAAAAATCTGGAAAAACATCATTTTCAGAAAAGTTTGCTGATAAAATATCTACCACTTTAAGAACTTCATCTAACAAAAACCTGTCAGGAACAATATTAATAGATAAAACATCTATAGAGTTGTTTTTTGATGATGGAGAAACTGTTATGACAGAGATATTTTTTCCAAACCAACCCTATTCAACCTTTTCTATAGAAACAAATAATCAAGAATTACTTCTAGATAACATCGTAATAAATCAATTAAACATTAACTAA
- a CDS encoding sugar porter family MFS transporter: MNKKIIIWSLTTALAGFLFGFDTVVISGAEKKLQLIWESTDMFHGLVVIGMALWGTVIGAIFGGIPTNKIGRKNTLIWIGVLYTISAIGSSLANDPWTFALFRFIGGLGVGASTIAAPAYISEIAPAKDRGKLVGLYQFNIVFGILIAFLSNYLLNNIGENAWRWMLGIEAVPAIIYTLMILSVPKSPRWLLTKSREDEARAALKIINPKLNSNALVEEIKQEMKDTIPNENIFLKKYRFPLILAFLIAFFNQLSGINALLYYAPRILEEAGLGESTAMLSSIGVGVTNMLFTLLGIFLIDKLGRKQLMYIGSFGYIISLSLVSAAFFFDWQGTYMPIFLFIFIAAHAIGQGTVIWVFISEIFPNHLRGSGQSFGSSVHWVLAAVIPSLVPVLFSTIGASVVFLFFAVMMAIQLLFVIFMMPETKGVSLEELSKKLIKNKN, encoded by the coding sequence ATGAATAAAAAAATAATAATATGGTCATTAACAACTGCTTTGGCAGGTTTCTTATTTGGTTTTGATACAGTTGTTATTTCTGGAGCTGAAAAAAAACTACAATTAATTTGGGAATCTACAGATATGTTTCATGGATTGGTAGTTATTGGTATGGCATTATGGGGTACAGTCATTGGAGCTATTTTTGGTGGAATTCCAACAAATAAAATTGGTAGAAAAAACACCTTAATATGGATAGGTGTCCTTTACACTATATCAGCAATTGGATCTAGTTTAGCGAATGACCCTTGGACTTTTGCTTTATTTAGATTTATTGGAGGTTTAGGTGTTGGAGCATCGACAATTGCTGCACCAGCTTACATTTCAGAAATTGCACCTGCAAAAGATAGAGGTAAATTAGTTGGCTTATATCAATTTAATATTGTGTTTGGTATTTTAATAGCTTTCTTATCTAATTATTTATTAAATAATATTGGTGAAAATGCTTGGAGATGGATGTTAGGAATAGAAGCAGTACCTGCTATTATTTATACTTTAATGATTTTATCTGTACCTAAAAGTCCTAGATGGTTGTTAACTAAATCTAGAGAAGATGAGGCAAGAGCGGCTTTAAAAATCATTAATCCAAAATTAAACTCAAATGCTTTAGTTGAAGAAATTAAACAAGAGATGAAAGATACGATACCTAATGAAAATATCTTTCTTAAAAAGTACAGATTTCCATTAATTTTAGCTTTTTTAATTGCTTTTTTTAATCAATTATCTGGTATTAATGCATTATTATATTATGCTCCAAGAATATTAGAAGAAGCAGGTTTAGGAGAAAGTACTGCTATGTTAAGTAGTATTGGTGTTGGTGTTACAAACATGCTATTTACATTGTTAGGTATATTTTTAATAGATAAATTAGGTAGAAAACAACTAATGTATATAGGTTCTTTTGGCTATATTATATCATTATCATTAGTTTCTGCAGCTTTCTTTTTTGACTGGCAAGGAACCTATATGCCTATTTTCTTATTTATTTTTATTGCTGCACATGCAATTGGACAAGGTACTGTGATATGGGTTTTTATATCAGAAATATTTCCAAATCATTTAAGGGGTTCAGGACAGTCTTTTGGTAGTTCTGTACATTGGGTATTGGCAGCAGTTATTCCTTCATTAGTACCAGTATTATTTTCTACTATTGGAGCCAGCGTTGTCTTTCTGTTTTTTGCAGTTATGATGGCCATACAATTACTATTCGTAATCTTTATGATGCCAGAAACTAAAGGTGTTTCATTAGAGGAGTTAAGTAAAAAACTAATCAAAAATAAAAATTAA
- a CDS encoding LacI family DNA-binding transcriptional regulator, producing the protein MVTLKQIAEELGISITTVSKALKEYPDVSKKTRKLVRETASMLNYKPNSFAVNLRTRESKTIGLIIPVIVHHFFSSVIKGIIEQAEKKGYLVIILQSNESYELEKKQVDLLLSKRVDGILISLANGTADFKHLNDVIENETPLVMFDKIAKMVKCSKVIIDDRKASYKATQHLIDIGCKRIAHFRGPLLPQNSIDRFLGYKKALLDNGLEYDSSLVYICECGDMSFEEGKLNAQKLLKEHKDVDGIFINTDLVAIGAMTEFMKQGVRIPEDISIVGFSNWFMASVISPSLTTINQPGLEMGINAFKLLYKEIKKKKKNSDFSFKELVLDTDLVIRESTKN; encoded by the coding sequence ATGGTAACATTAAAGCAAATAGCAGAAGAATTAGGTATTTCTATAACTACGGTTTCAAAAGCGTTAAAAGAATATCCAGATGTTAGTAAAAAAACAAGGAAGTTGGTAAGAGAAACAGCATCTATGCTAAATTACAAACCAAACTCTTTCGCTGTAAATTTAAGAACTAGAGAATCTAAAACTATTGGATTAATTATTCCAGTAATTGTGCATCACTTTTTTTCGAGTGTTATTAAAGGGATTATTGAGCAAGCAGAAAAGAAAGGGTATTTGGTAATTATTCTACAATCTAATGAGTCTTATGAGTTAGAAAAAAAACAAGTAGACTTATTGTTAAGTAAAAGAGTAGATGGAATTTTAATTTCTTTAGCAAATGGTACAGCAGATTTTAAACATTTAAATGATGTTATTGAGAATGAAACACCTTTAGTTATGTTCGATAAAATTGCTAAAATGGTAAAATGTTCTAAAGTTATTATAGACGATAGAAAAGCATCTTACAAGGCAACACAACATTTAATAGATATTGGTTGTAAAAGAATTGCACATTTTAGAGGTCCTTTATTGCCTCAAAATTCAATTGATAGATTTTTAGGGTATAAAAAAGCATTATTGGATAATGGTTTAGAATACGATTCTTCTTTAGTATATATATGTGAATGTGGAGATATGAGTTTCGAAGAAGGAAAACTTAATGCGCAAAAACTTTTAAAAGAACACAAAGATGTAGATGGAATTTTTATAAATACAGATCTAGTTGCAATTGGCGCAATGACAGAATTTATGAAACAAGGCGTAAGAATACCAGAAGACATAAGTATTGTTGGTTTTAGTAATTGGTTTATGGCATCTGTAATTTCACCTTCTTTAACAACTATAAATCAACCAGGTTTAGAAATGGGAATAAATGCATTTAAATTACTTTATAAAGAAATAAAGAAGAAAAAGAAAAATTCTGATTTTAGTTTTAAAGAACTTGTTTTAGATACAGATTTAGTAATAAGAGAGTCTACAAAAAATTAA
- a CDS encoding RimK family protein, protein MNKYIVVNQPEKWKFSIDNITVISSQEYLTNSKFALIKKARIFNLCKDYTYQTKGYYVSLLAEARGHSAIPTIKNLVDLKDLKLVKIVSEDFDDVIQQSLKNIKSREFTLSIYFGQNVAQKYKELSSLFYKHFQVPFLRVQFSFNTKWNIQSIKAISESEIPAEHLESVHEFANQYFSKKRYDTPKLTKSDFDLAILVNPNDPAPPSNFKALKKFIEIAEKMNIYAEIITPKDLSRLTSFDALFIRQSTEVNNEAYAFARKAQQEDIAIIDYPDAILKCCNKVYMAEALNNANIATPKTVIVHKDNRNEVIALIGLPCVLKAPDSTFSFGVKKAKTEEEYTQLVDEMLKESDLIIAQEFCPSDYDWRIGIIDDEVFYACKYYMAKGHWQIYNWKAKKKKEQDGDATCLPIEKVPKKVIQMALKSAKLMGKGLYGIDIKVVNNKPMVIEINDNPNIDFGVEDEYYGDVIYTKILAAIKTRLQ, encoded by the coding sequence ATGAATAAGTACATTGTTGTAAATCAACCAGAAAAATGGAAATTTTCTATTGATAATATAACTGTAATTTCGTCTCAAGAATATCTTACAAATTCGAAATTCGCACTAATTAAAAAAGCAAGAATTTTTAATTTATGCAAAGATTACACTTACCAAACAAAAGGATATTATGTATCGCTTTTAGCCGAAGCCAGAGGACATTCTGCAATTCCTACCATTAAAAACTTGGTCGATTTAAAAGATTTAAAATTGGTAAAAATTGTTTCAGAAGATTTTGATGATGTAATTCAGCAAAGCCTAAAAAACATAAAGTCTAGAGAATTTACATTAAGTATTTATTTCGGACAAAATGTTGCGCAGAAATACAAAGAATTAAGCAGTCTTTTTTACAAACATTTTCAGGTTCCATTTTTACGTGTACAATTTTCTTTTAACACAAAATGGAACATTCAAAGTATTAAAGCAATTTCTGAATCGGAAATTCCTGCAGAACATTTAGAAAGTGTGCACGAATTTGCAAACCAATATTTTTCTAAAAAAAGGTACGATACCCCAAAATTAACAAAGTCAGATTTTGATTTGGCTATTTTGGTAAATCCTAATGATCCTGCACCACCAAGCAACTTTAAAGCTTTAAAAAAGTTTATAGAAATTGCTGAAAAAATGAATATTTACGCTGAAATTATAACTCCAAAAGATTTAAGCAGATTAACTTCTTTTGATGCGTTGTTTATTCGCCAAAGTACAGAAGTAAACAATGAAGCTTATGCGTTTGCAAGAAAAGCACAACAAGAAGATATTGCTATTATTGATTACCCAGATGCAATTTTAAAATGTTGCAACAAAGTTTATATGGCAGAAGCGCTGAATAACGCAAATATTGCTACACCAAAAACTGTAATTGTTCATAAAGACAATAGAAATGAAGTAATTGCGCTAATTGGTTTGCCTTGTGTTTTAAAAGCGCCAGATTCTACGTTTTCATTCGGAGTTAAAAAAGCGAAAACAGAAGAAGAATATACGCAGTTGGTAGATGAAATGTTGAAAGAATCTGACTTGATAATTGCGCAAGAATTTTGTCCATCTGATTATGATTGGCGAATTGGAATTATAGATGATGAGGTTTTTTACGCCTGCAAATATTACATGGCAAAAGGGCATTGGCAAATTTACAACTGGAAAGCAAAAAAGAAGAAAGAACAAGATGGAGATGCTACTTGTTTGCCAATTGAAAAAGTGCCAAAAAAAGTGATTCAAATGGCATTAAAATCGGCAAAATTAATGGGAAAAGGTTTGTATGGAATTGATATAAAAGTGGTGAACAATAAACCAATGGTTATCGAAATTAACGACAATCCAAATATAGATTTTGGTGTAGAAGACGAATATTATGGAGATGTAATTTACACTAAAATTTTAGCAGCAATTAAAACAAGATTACAATAA
- a CDS encoding glutamate-cysteine ligase family protein produces MGKKYHLFEVFGIELEYMLTNTKTFKVAPIVDALLTKKNGKLTGDIENGEIAWSNELVAHVVELKTNGPTSNLDGLSELFHKNIIEINALLESLDVNLLPTASHPLMNPLTDTSLWKHSYSEVYALYNKIFDCKGHGWSNVQSTHINLPFFNDEEFEKLHAAVRVILPLIPALCASSPVLEGKNTGFKDTRLEYYKTNQKEIPAMTGMVIPEDVFNKKDYNSVIFNPINKAIKPFDTDNILEHHFLNSRGAIARFDRNAIEIRLVDIQECPKADIAICVLIIEVLKLLVNLDLATLSNQKNWKNTALFPILNDTIKDAENTVISNLDYLQIFGIEKEATAKEVWQHLYNLAKPNINKSHYEALELILEKGTLSTRILNALNDDLSETNIKKIYTDLANCLADNRLFS; encoded by the coding sequence ATGGGTAAAAAATATCATTTATTTGAAGTGTTTGGTATTGAACTTGAATACATGTTAACAAATACCAAAACATTTAAAGTTGCACCAATTGTAGATGCGCTTTTAACAAAAAAAAATGGCAAATTAACTGGCGATATAGAAAATGGAGAAATTGCTTGGAGCAATGAATTGGTGGCGCATGTTGTGGAATTAAAAACAAACGGACCAACCAGTAATTTGGACGGTTTATCAGAATTATTTCATAAAAATATTATTGAAATTAATGCACTTTTAGAAAGTTTAGATGTCAATTTATTGCCAACAGCTTCACATCCATTAATGAACCCTTTAACAGATACTTCTCTATGGAAACACAGTTATAGCGAGGTTTATGCGTTGTACAATAAAATTTTCGATTGCAAAGGTCATGGTTGGAGCAATGTGCAAAGTACGCACATAAATTTGCCGTTTTTTAACGATGAAGAGTTTGAGAAATTACATGCAGCAGTTCGTGTTATTTTACCATTAATACCAGCTTTGTGCGCAAGTTCGCCAGTTTTGGAAGGAAAAAATACAGGTTTTAAAGATACTCGTTTAGAATATTATAAAACGAACCAAAAAGAAATTCCAGCAATGACAGGAATGGTAATTCCTGAAGATGTTTTTAACAAAAAAGACTACAATTCAGTAATTTTTAATCCGATAAATAAAGCGATAAAACCTTTTGATACGGATAATATTTTAGAGCATCACTTTTTAAATAGTAGAGGTGCCATTGCGCGTTTCGATAGAAATGCCATTGAAATTCGTTTGGTAGATATTCAAGAATGTCCAAAAGCAGATATTGCTATATGTGTCTTAATTATTGAAGTTTTAAAATTGCTTGTTAATTTAGATTTGGCAACACTTTCTAATCAGAAAAATTGGAAAAACACAGCGCTTTTTCCAATTTTAAATGATACTATTAAAGATGCTGAAAATACAGTTATTTCTAATTTAGATTATTTACAAATTTTTGGAATTGAAAAAGAAGCTACTGCAAAAGAAGTTTGGCAACATTTGTACAATTTGGCAAAACCTAATATCAATAAATCTCATTACGAAGCACTGGAACTTATTTTAGAAAAAGGAACACTTTCCACAAGAATTTTAAATGCTTTAAATGATGATTTATCAGAAACAAATATCAAAAAAATATATACAGATTTGGCAA